From Lagopus muta isolate bLagMut1 chromosome 15, bLagMut1 primary, whole genome shotgun sequence, the proteins below share one genomic window:
- the MARF1 gene encoding meiosis regulator and mRNA stability factor 1 isoform X1 — MMEGNRTENLCNRSFGWLQRQENDVKPWLWKLSNCFSAAEKTLPCSAKTKDYMENQKGVVESKDASSHNAGSKLFPAVPLPDVHPLQHQQIQLSPGPKVSCCAHGSDSCTPQMHCGVGDGSVIHPGAILDSKSTGTITCQVGSGFGFPSASSLKNPPARSNLAGIASEFPGMCIENSVSSYQHLPCCGKLHFQSCHGNVHKLHQFPALQSCTSSGYFPCSEFTSGATGRLDEHIAQSELTSHVCANPLHLSVAPSVCLKGSHYCSDCLNKPTRNSLVDAAKIWPNIPPPNTQTAPVSIPICNGCGTQGTGNEKSLLLASSLGKSPQNYGSPEVAVTGQVLENLPPIGVFWDIENCSVPTGRSAVAVVQRIREKFFKGHREAEFICVCDISKENKEVIQELNNCQVTVAHINATAKNAADDKLRQSLRRFADTHTAPATVVLVSTDVNFALELSDLRHRHGFRIILVHKNQASEALLHHAHELVCFEEFISDLPPRLPLKMPACHTLLYVYNLPTNRDSKSVSNRLRRLSDNCGGKVLSISGSSAILRFLNQESAERARKRMENEDVFGNRIVVSFAPKNKELNETKSSNFVGTEKVKSPKKVNRSTKLCIINKDGSDQSSGTKGSAGRGLQSHGSVIKPTNVKSLQELCRLESKTISRNTESQQEHLRETPQNNSNAAAPVPLTTKKSGIGESSCKSSYKKETSVSRSTTNSPVDKKDKDEAVFQVSYPSAFSKLTASRQLSPLFISQSCWSSRSMSPNLSNRSSPLTFNVVNHTSGTDCPDPFANGADIQISNIDYRLSRKELQQTLQETFSRHGKVKCVELSPHTDYQLKATVQMENLQEAISAVNSLHRYKIGSKRIQVSLATGAVNKSLSLLSSETVSILQDAPACCLPVFKFTEIYEKKFGRKLTVSDLYKLTDTVAIRDQGGGRLVCLLPSSQARQSPLGSSQSHDGSSANCSPIIFEELEYHEPVCKQHCLNKDVIEHEFDPDSYRIPFAVLSLKTFAPQVHSLLQTHEGTVPLLSFPDCYMSEFSDLEMVPEGQGGVPLEHLITCVPGVNIATAQNGIKVIKWIHNKPPPPTTDPWLLRSKSPVGNPQLIQFSREVIDLLKSQPSCIIPVSKFIPTYHHHFAKQCRVSDYGYSKLMELLEAVPHVLQILGMGSKRLLTLTHRAQVKRFTQDLLKLLKSQASKQVIVREFLQAYHWCFSKDWDVTEYGVCELADIISEIPDTTICLSQQDNEMVICIPKRERTQEEIERTKQFSKEVVDLLRHQPHFRMPFSKFIPSYHHHFGRQCKLAYYGFTKLLELFEAIPEVLQVLECGEEKILTLTEVEQVKAVAAQFVKLLRSQKDNCLMMADLLSEYSKTFGYALRLHDYDVSSVPALMQKLCHVVKVVDTDSGKQIQLINRKSLRTLTAQLLVLLMSWDGASFLSVEQLKQHYETIHSASLNPCEYGFMTLTELLKSLPYLVEVFTNGAEEEYVKLTNLYMFAKNVRSLLHTYHYQQIFLHEFPVAYSKYTGEVLQPKAYGCSNLEELLGAIPQVVWIKGHGHKRIVVLKNDMKTRFSSPSFPPADHVDDHGNQLDDHNGHIMETPGSTSSMELSLGTPSNAPNQTEQELLCLTNTSPVDLLCEPVPSCLPSPQLRPDPVVLESADLIQFEERPVPLSEMMILTEEEKQRIVTTAQEKLTSGSVASSTAENTSVPPCHSSETQLNKEAMDSPAKKQHKNKVKLAANFSLAPVTKL, encoded by the exons ATGATGGAAGGAAACAGGACAGAGAACCTCTGTAATAGATCTTTTGGATGGCTTCAGCGACAAGAGAATGATGTTAAACCATGGCTCTGGAAACTTTCtaattgcttttctgctgctgagaagaCTTTGCCTTGTAGTGCGAAAACG aaagattacATGGAGAACCAGAAAGGTGTTGTAGAATCGAAGGATGCTTCGTCTCATAATGCTGGCTCTAAGTTATTTCCAGCAGTACCGCTTCCTGATGTTCATCCTCTTCAGCATCAGCAAATACAGCTTTCTCCTGGCCCGAAAGTAAGCTGCTGTGCTCATGGCTCTGACTCTTGTACTCCACAAATGCATTGTGGTGTTGGTGATGGTAGTGTGATTCACCCTGGCGCAATATTAGACTCAAAAAGCACTGGGACGATTACTTGTCAAGTAGGGTCAGGATTTGGTTTCCCTTCTGCATCTTCACTGAAGAACCCTCCAGCTAGAAGCAATTTGGCAGGTATTGCCAGTGAATTCCCTGGCATGTGCATAGAAAACAGTGTATCTTCCTATCAACATCTGCCCTGTTGTGGAAAACTTCATTTCCAGTCCTGTCATGGTAATGTGCACAAACTGCATCAATTCCCAGCCCTTCAGAGCTGCACATCTTCTGGttattttccttgttctgaATTCACAAGTGGGGCTACAGGCCGCTTGGACGAGCATATTGCACAGTCGGAGCTAACATCACATGTGTGCGCCAACCCTTTGCACCTCAGTGTGGCACCTTCCGTTTGTTTAAAGGGCTCTCACTACTGCAGTGACTGCTTGAACAAG CCAACCAGAAACAGCCTAGTTGATGCTGCTAAAATCTGGCCAAATATTCCTCCACCAAATACGCAGACAGCACCTGTTTCTATCCCAATATGTAACGGCTGTGGAACCCAAGGAACAGGAAATGAGAAGAGTTTGCTACTAGCGAGCAGTCTTGGCAAATCACCACAGAACTATG GGTCTCCAGAAGTTGCAGTAACAGGCCAAGTCCTGGAAAACCTCCCTCCCATTGGAGTCTTCTGGGATATTGAAAACTGCTCAGTGCCCACTGGCCGTTCAGCTGTAGCAGTTGTACAGAGAATTCGTGAGAAGTTTTTTAAAGGtcacagagaagcagaattCATCTGTGTATGTGACattagcaaagaaaacaaagaagtcaTTCAGGAGCTGAACAACTGCCAG GTGACTGTCGCACACATCAATGCCACGGCAAAGAATGCTGCTGATGACAAACTCAGACAGAGTCTTAGGAGGTTTGCTGATACACACACTGCACCTGCCACTGTGGTTCTTGTGTCAA CGGATGTCAACTTTGCTTTGGAGCTCAGTGACTTGAGACATCGGCATGGTTTTCGGATAATTTTGGTACATAAAAACCAAGCCTCAGAAGCACTCTTACATCATGCTCATgaacttgtttgttttgaagagtTTATTTCAGACTTGCCACCAAGGTTACCACTGAAAATGCCG GCATGCCATACATTATTGTATGTTTACAATCTGCCAACAAACAGAGACAGTAAAAGTGTCAGTAATAGGCTCAGACGTTTGTCAGACAACTGTGGAGGAAAGGTCCTGAGTATTTCTGGAAGCAGTGCGATTCTCCGCTTCTTAAATCAAGAAAGTGCTGAACGAGCTCGGAAGCgaatggaaaatgaagatgtttttgGCAACAGgattgttgtttcttttgctcccaaaaacaaagaacttaatgaaacaaaaagctcaAACTTTGTTGGAACTGAAAAGGTGAAGTCCCCCAAAAAAGTTAACAGGAGTACAAAGCTCTGTATCATCAACAAAGATGGAAGTGATCAGTCTTCTGGTACCAAAGGTTCTGCTGGGAGAGGATTACAGAGTCATGGATCAGTAATCAAACCCACAAATGTTAAAAGCTTACAG GAGCTATGCCGTCTCGAATCGAAGACTATCAGTAGAAATACTGAAAGCCAACAGGAACATCTACGAGAAACTCCTCAGAATAACTCTAATGCAGCAGCTCCTGTACctctgacaacaaaaaaaagtggaatTGGAGAGTCATCCTGTAAAAGTAGTTATAA GAAAGAGACTTCTGTTTCCAGGAGTACTACAAATTCCCCTGTAGATAAAAAGGATAAAGATGAAGCTGTATTTCAAGTCAGCTATCCCTCTGCTTTCAGTAAGCTGACAGCCTCAAGACAACTCAGTCCTTTATTCATATCTCAGAGCTGCTGGTCATCTCG GAGTATGTCTCCAAACCTCTCAAATAGATCATCTCCACTCACGTTTAATGTAGTAAATCATACCAGTGGTACAGACTGTCCTGATCCCTTTGCAAATGGTGCAGATATTCAGATCAGCAATATTGATTACAGACTGTCCAGAAAAGAGTTGCAGCAAACTTTACAAGAAACTTTCTCAAGGCATGGAAAG GTAAAATGTGTTGAGCTCAGTCCTCATACAGACTACCAGTTGAAGGCTACAGTGCAAATGGAAAATCTGCAAGAAGCAATTAGTGCTGTCAACAGTCTTCACAGATACAAAATTGGCAGTAAAAGGATCCAGGTCTCACTAGCAACAGGAGCTGTTAATAAATCACTCTCTCTCCTTAG ctcagaaactGTCTCCATTCTTCAGGATGCACCTGCTTGTTGTCTGCCTGTGTTCAAGTTCACAGAAATCTATGAGAAAAA ATTTGGGCGTAAGTTAACTGTATCAGACCTGTACAAACTGACTGATACTGTGGCAATCCGTGACCAAGGAGGTGGGAGGCTGGTGTGTCTCTTACCCAGCAGCCAAGCACGGCAAAGTCCCCTGGGATCTTCACAGTCACACGATGGTTCATCAGCAAACTGTAGTCCTATAATATTTGAAGAGTTGGAATATCACGAGCCTGTTTGTAAGCAGCATTGCCTGAATAAAGACGTTAT TGAGCATGAGTTTGATCCAGATTCTTACAGAATTCCTTTTGCAGTCTTGTCTCTGAAGACGTTTGCTCCCCAAGTTCACAGTCTTCTACAGACCCATGAGGGTACTGTGCCTTTACTAAG ctttCCTGATTGTTATATGTCAGAGTTCAGTGATCTTGAAATGGTGCCAGAAGGCCAGGGTGGTGTTCCTTTAGAACATTTAATTACCTGTGTTCCTGGAGTGAATATTGCCACTGCTCAAAATGGCATTAAAGTTATTAAGTGGATACATAACAAACCACCACCTCCTACCACAG atcCTTGGCTTCTACGTTCTAAGAGCCCTGTAGGTAATCCACAACTTATTCAGTTCAGTAGAGAAGTGATAGATCTACTTAAAAGCCAGCCATCCTGCATCATACCTGTCAGTAAATTCATCCCAACATACCATCATCACTTTGCAAAGCAATGCCGTGTGTCTGACTACGGATATTCCAAGTTAATGGAGTTGCTGGAAGCAGTGCCTCATGTCCTGCAG ATTCTTGGTATGGGTTCCAAGCGCCTGTTAACTCTAACACACAGAGCTCAAGTGAAACGCTTCACTCAAGACTTACTGAAGCTTCTGAAATCCCAGGCCAGTAAGCAAGTAATTGTAAGGGAATTCTTACAAGCTTATCATTG GTGTTTCTCTAAGGATTGGGATGTGACTGAATATGGAGTGTGTGAACTGGCTGATATAATATCAGAAATTCCAGATACAACTATCTGTTTGTCACAGCAAGATAATGAAATGGTAATTTGTATTCCCAAGAGAG AACGCACGCAGGAGGAGATTGAAAGAACCAAACAGTTTTCGAAGGAGGTGGTAGACCTACTGCGCCATCAGCCCCACTTTCGAATGCCCTTCAGTAAATTTATTCCTTCTTACCATCACCATTTTGGTCGTCAGTGCAAACTTGCTTACTATGGTTTTACAAAACTACTTGAACTCTTTGAAGCCATACCAGAGGTCTTGCAA GTATTGGAATGCGGGGAAGAGAAAATTCTCACACTCACAGAGGTGGAACAAGTTAAAGCAGTAGCTGCCCAGTTTGTTAAACTGCTCCGATCTCAAAAGGACAACTGCCTGATGATGGCTGACTTACTGTCAGAGTACAGTAAAACGTTTGGATATGCGCTGCGTCTTCACGACTACGATGTTAGCTCAGTTCCAGCTTTAATGCAAAAACTTTGTCACGTTGTAAAG GTGGTTGACACAGATTCTGGCAAGCAAATTCAGCTGATAAATAGAAAATCTCTGCGGACTCTCACTGCCCAGTTACTTGTCTTGTTGATGTCTTGGGATGGAgcatcctttctttctgttgaacAACTTAAACAGCACTATGAAACAATCCATAGTGCTTCTCTTAATCCGTGTGAATATGGATTCATGACCTTAACTGAGCTCCTGAAGAGTCTTCCTTATTTGGTTGAG GTTTTTACCAATGGTGCAGAGGAAGAGTATGTGAAACTTACGAATCTGTACATGTTTGCAAAGAATGTGAGGTCCTTACTTCACACTTACCATTATcagcagatttttcttcatgAGTTCCCAGTTGCATATAGCAAGTacacaggagaggtgctgcagcccaaaGCATATGGATGCAGTAACTTAGAAGAGCTGTTGGGAGCAATTCCACAG GTGGTCTGGATTAAAGGACATGGCCATAAGAGAATTGTGGTACTGAAAAATGATATGAAAA CTCGTTTTAGCTCACCTAGTTTTCCCCCTGCTGATCATGTGGATGATCATGGAAATCAACTTGATGACCATAATGGACATATTATGGAGACCCCAGGATCAACCTCATCAATGGAATTAAGTCTAGGAACACCTAGCAATG CTCCTAATCAAACCGAGCAAGAACTTCTTTGCCTCACAAATACATCTCCTGTTGACCTGTTGTGTGAGCCAGTTCCTTCCTGCTTACCATCTCCCCAGCTGAGACCTGATCCAGTGGTTCTTGAGTCTGCTGACCTAATTCAGTTTGAGGAACGTCCTGTACCCCTCTCTG agatgatgattttaacagaagaagaaaaacaaagaattgtTACCACAGCTCAAGAGAAATTGACCTCTGGTTCTGTGGCATCTAGCACTGCAGAGAATACTTCAGTGCCTCCCTGTCACTCCTCTGAAACGCAACTAAACAAGGAAGCAATGGACAGCCCAGCCaaaaagcaacataaaaacAAGGTGAAATTGGCAGCAAATTTCTCACTTGCACCTGTAACAAAGCTTTAA
- the MARF1 gene encoding meiosis regulator and mRNA stability factor 1 isoform X2, producing MMEGNRTENLCNRSFGWLQRQENDVKPWLWKLSNCFSAAEKTLPCSAKTKDYMENQKGVVESKDASSHNAGSKLFPAVPLPDVHPLQHQQIQLSPGPKVSCCAHGSDSCTPQMHCGVGDGSVIHPGAILDSKSTGTITCQVGSGFGFPSASSLKNPPARSNLAGIASEFPGMCIENSVSSYQHLPCCGKLHFQSCHGNVHKLHQFPALQSCTSSGYFPCSEFTSGATGRLDEHIAQSELTSHVCANPLHLSVAPSVCLKGSHYCSDCLNKPTRNSLVDAAKIWPNIPPPNTQTAPVSIPICNGCGTQGTGNEKSLLLASSLGKSPQNYGSPEVAVTGQVLENLPPIGVFWDIENCSVPTGRSAVAVVQRIREKFFKGHREAEFICVCDISKENKEVIQELNNCQVTVAHINATAKNAADDKLRQSLRRFADTHTAPATVVLVSTDVNFALELSDLRHRHGFRIILVHKNQASEALLHHAHELVCFEEFISDLPPRLPLKMPACHTLLYVYNLPTNRDSKSVSNRLRRLSDNCGGKVLSISGSSAILRFLNQESAERARKRMENEDVFGNRIVVSFAPKNKELNETKSSNFVGTEKVKSPKKVNRSTKLCIINKDGSDQSSGTKGSAGRGLQSHGSVIKPTNVKSLQELCRLESKTISRNTESQQEHLRETPQNNSNAAAPVPLTTKKSGIGESSCKSSYKKETSVSRSTTNSPVDKKDKDEAVFQVSYPSAFSKLTASRQLSPLFISQSCWSSRSMSPNLSNRSSPLTFNVVNHTSGTDCPDPFANGADIQISNIDYRLSRKELQQTLQETFSRHGKVKCVELSPHTDYQLKATVQMENLQEAISAVNSLHRYKIGSKRIQVSLATGAVNKSLSLLSSETVSILQDAPACCLPVFKFTEIYEKKFGRKLTVSDLYKLTDTVAIRDQGGGRLVCLLPSSQARQSPLGSSQSHDGSSANCSPIIFEELEYHEPVCKQHCLNKDVIEHEFDPDSYRIPFAVLSLKTFAPQVHSLLQTHEGTVPLLSFPDCYMSEFSDLEMVPEGQGGVPLEHLITCVPGVNIATAQNGIKVIKWIHNKPPPPTTDPWLLRSKSPVGNPQLIQFSREVIDLLKSQPSCIIPVSKFIPTYHHHFAKQCRVSDYGYSKLMELLEAVPHVLQILGMGSKRLLTLTHRAQVKRFTQDLLKLLKSQASKQVIVREFLQAYHWCFSKDWDVTEYGVCELADIISEIPDTTICLSQQDNEMVICIPKRERTQEEIERTKQFSKEVVDLLRHQPHFRMPFSKFIPSYHHHFGRQCKLAYYGFTKLLELFEAIPEVLQVLECGEEKILTLTEVEQVKAVAAQFVKLLRSQKDNCLMMADLLSEYSKTFGYALRLHDYDVSSVPALMQKLCHVVKVVDTDSGKQIQLINRKSLRTLTAQLLVLLMSWDGASFLSVEQLKQHYETIHSASLNPCEYGFMTLTELLKSLPYLVEVFTNGAEEEYVKLTNLYMFAKNVRSLLHTYHYQQIFLHEFPVAYSKYTGEVLQPKAYGCSNLEELLGAIPQVVWIKGHGHKRIVVLKNDMKTPNQTEQELLCLTNTSPVDLLCEPVPSCLPSPQLRPDPVVLESADLIQFEERPVPLSEMMILTEEEKQRIVTTAQEKLTSGSVASSTAENTSVPPCHSSETQLNKEAMDSPAKKQHKNKVKLAANFSLAPVTKL from the exons ATGATGGAAGGAAACAGGACAGAGAACCTCTGTAATAGATCTTTTGGATGGCTTCAGCGACAAGAGAATGATGTTAAACCATGGCTCTGGAAACTTTCtaattgcttttctgctgctgagaagaCTTTGCCTTGTAGTGCGAAAACG aaagattacATGGAGAACCAGAAAGGTGTTGTAGAATCGAAGGATGCTTCGTCTCATAATGCTGGCTCTAAGTTATTTCCAGCAGTACCGCTTCCTGATGTTCATCCTCTTCAGCATCAGCAAATACAGCTTTCTCCTGGCCCGAAAGTAAGCTGCTGTGCTCATGGCTCTGACTCTTGTACTCCACAAATGCATTGTGGTGTTGGTGATGGTAGTGTGATTCACCCTGGCGCAATATTAGACTCAAAAAGCACTGGGACGATTACTTGTCAAGTAGGGTCAGGATTTGGTTTCCCTTCTGCATCTTCACTGAAGAACCCTCCAGCTAGAAGCAATTTGGCAGGTATTGCCAGTGAATTCCCTGGCATGTGCATAGAAAACAGTGTATCTTCCTATCAACATCTGCCCTGTTGTGGAAAACTTCATTTCCAGTCCTGTCATGGTAATGTGCACAAACTGCATCAATTCCCAGCCCTTCAGAGCTGCACATCTTCTGGttattttccttgttctgaATTCACAAGTGGGGCTACAGGCCGCTTGGACGAGCATATTGCACAGTCGGAGCTAACATCACATGTGTGCGCCAACCCTTTGCACCTCAGTGTGGCACCTTCCGTTTGTTTAAAGGGCTCTCACTACTGCAGTGACTGCTTGAACAAG CCAACCAGAAACAGCCTAGTTGATGCTGCTAAAATCTGGCCAAATATTCCTCCACCAAATACGCAGACAGCACCTGTTTCTATCCCAATATGTAACGGCTGTGGAACCCAAGGAACAGGAAATGAGAAGAGTTTGCTACTAGCGAGCAGTCTTGGCAAATCACCACAGAACTATG GGTCTCCAGAAGTTGCAGTAACAGGCCAAGTCCTGGAAAACCTCCCTCCCATTGGAGTCTTCTGGGATATTGAAAACTGCTCAGTGCCCACTGGCCGTTCAGCTGTAGCAGTTGTACAGAGAATTCGTGAGAAGTTTTTTAAAGGtcacagagaagcagaattCATCTGTGTATGTGACattagcaaagaaaacaaagaagtcaTTCAGGAGCTGAACAACTGCCAG GTGACTGTCGCACACATCAATGCCACGGCAAAGAATGCTGCTGATGACAAACTCAGACAGAGTCTTAGGAGGTTTGCTGATACACACACTGCACCTGCCACTGTGGTTCTTGTGTCAA CGGATGTCAACTTTGCTTTGGAGCTCAGTGACTTGAGACATCGGCATGGTTTTCGGATAATTTTGGTACATAAAAACCAAGCCTCAGAAGCACTCTTACATCATGCTCATgaacttgtttgttttgaagagtTTATTTCAGACTTGCCACCAAGGTTACCACTGAAAATGCCG GCATGCCATACATTATTGTATGTTTACAATCTGCCAACAAACAGAGACAGTAAAAGTGTCAGTAATAGGCTCAGACGTTTGTCAGACAACTGTGGAGGAAAGGTCCTGAGTATTTCTGGAAGCAGTGCGATTCTCCGCTTCTTAAATCAAGAAAGTGCTGAACGAGCTCGGAAGCgaatggaaaatgaagatgtttttgGCAACAGgattgttgtttcttttgctcccaaaaacaaagaacttaatgaaacaaaaagctcaAACTTTGTTGGAACTGAAAAGGTGAAGTCCCCCAAAAAAGTTAACAGGAGTACAAAGCTCTGTATCATCAACAAAGATGGAAGTGATCAGTCTTCTGGTACCAAAGGTTCTGCTGGGAGAGGATTACAGAGTCATGGATCAGTAATCAAACCCACAAATGTTAAAAGCTTACAG GAGCTATGCCGTCTCGAATCGAAGACTATCAGTAGAAATACTGAAAGCCAACAGGAACATCTACGAGAAACTCCTCAGAATAACTCTAATGCAGCAGCTCCTGTACctctgacaacaaaaaaaagtggaatTGGAGAGTCATCCTGTAAAAGTAGTTATAA GAAAGAGACTTCTGTTTCCAGGAGTACTACAAATTCCCCTGTAGATAAAAAGGATAAAGATGAAGCTGTATTTCAAGTCAGCTATCCCTCTGCTTTCAGTAAGCTGACAGCCTCAAGACAACTCAGTCCTTTATTCATATCTCAGAGCTGCTGGTCATCTCG GAGTATGTCTCCAAACCTCTCAAATAGATCATCTCCACTCACGTTTAATGTAGTAAATCATACCAGTGGTACAGACTGTCCTGATCCCTTTGCAAATGGTGCAGATATTCAGATCAGCAATATTGATTACAGACTGTCCAGAAAAGAGTTGCAGCAAACTTTACAAGAAACTTTCTCAAGGCATGGAAAG GTAAAATGTGTTGAGCTCAGTCCTCATACAGACTACCAGTTGAAGGCTACAGTGCAAATGGAAAATCTGCAAGAAGCAATTAGTGCTGTCAACAGTCTTCACAGATACAAAATTGGCAGTAAAAGGATCCAGGTCTCACTAGCAACAGGAGCTGTTAATAAATCACTCTCTCTCCTTAG ctcagaaactGTCTCCATTCTTCAGGATGCACCTGCTTGTTGTCTGCCTGTGTTCAAGTTCACAGAAATCTATGAGAAAAA ATTTGGGCGTAAGTTAACTGTATCAGACCTGTACAAACTGACTGATACTGTGGCAATCCGTGACCAAGGAGGTGGGAGGCTGGTGTGTCTCTTACCCAGCAGCCAAGCACGGCAAAGTCCCCTGGGATCTTCACAGTCACACGATGGTTCATCAGCAAACTGTAGTCCTATAATATTTGAAGAGTTGGAATATCACGAGCCTGTTTGTAAGCAGCATTGCCTGAATAAAGACGTTAT TGAGCATGAGTTTGATCCAGATTCTTACAGAATTCCTTTTGCAGTCTTGTCTCTGAAGACGTTTGCTCCCCAAGTTCACAGTCTTCTACAGACCCATGAGGGTACTGTGCCTTTACTAAG ctttCCTGATTGTTATATGTCAGAGTTCAGTGATCTTGAAATGGTGCCAGAAGGCCAGGGTGGTGTTCCTTTAGAACATTTAATTACCTGTGTTCCTGGAGTGAATATTGCCACTGCTCAAAATGGCATTAAAGTTATTAAGTGGATACATAACAAACCACCACCTCCTACCACAG atcCTTGGCTTCTACGTTCTAAGAGCCCTGTAGGTAATCCACAACTTATTCAGTTCAGTAGAGAAGTGATAGATCTACTTAAAAGCCAGCCATCCTGCATCATACCTGTCAGTAAATTCATCCCAACATACCATCATCACTTTGCAAAGCAATGCCGTGTGTCTGACTACGGATATTCCAAGTTAATGGAGTTGCTGGAAGCAGTGCCTCATGTCCTGCAG ATTCTTGGTATGGGTTCCAAGCGCCTGTTAACTCTAACACACAGAGCTCAAGTGAAACGCTTCACTCAAGACTTACTGAAGCTTCTGAAATCCCAGGCCAGTAAGCAAGTAATTGTAAGGGAATTCTTACAAGCTTATCATTG GTGTTTCTCTAAGGATTGGGATGTGACTGAATATGGAGTGTGTGAACTGGCTGATATAATATCAGAAATTCCAGATACAACTATCTGTTTGTCACAGCAAGATAATGAAATGGTAATTTGTATTCCCAAGAGAG AACGCACGCAGGAGGAGATTGAAAGAACCAAACAGTTTTCGAAGGAGGTGGTAGACCTACTGCGCCATCAGCCCCACTTTCGAATGCCCTTCAGTAAATTTATTCCTTCTTACCATCACCATTTTGGTCGTCAGTGCAAACTTGCTTACTATGGTTTTACAAAACTACTTGAACTCTTTGAAGCCATACCAGAGGTCTTGCAA GTATTGGAATGCGGGGAAGAGAAAATTCTCACACTCACAGAGGTGGAACAAGTTAAAGCAGTAGCTGCCCAGTTTGTTAAACTGCTCCGATCTCAAAAGGACAACTGCCTGATGATGGCTGACTTACTGTCAGAGTACAGTAAAACGTTTGGATATGCGCTGCGTCTTCACGACTACGATGTTAGCTCAGTTCCAGCTTTAATGCAAAAACTTTGTCACGTTGTAAAG GTGGTTGACACAGATTCTGGCAAGCAAATTCAGCTGATAAATAGAAAATCTCTGCGGACTCTCACTGCCCAGTTACTTGTCTTGTTGATGTCTTGGGATGGAgcatcctttctttctgttgaacAACTTAAACAGCACTATGAAACAATCCATAGTGCTTCTCTTAATCCGTGTGAATATGGATTCATGACCTTAACTGAGCTCCTGAAGAGTCTTCCTTATTTGGTTGAG GTTTTTACCAATGGTGCAGAGGAAGAGTATGTGAAACTTACGAATCTGTACATGTTTGCAAAGAATGTGAGGTCCTTACTTCACACTTACCATTATcagcagatttttcttcatgAGTTCCCAGTTGCATATAGCAAGTacacaggagaggtgctgcagcccaaaGCATATGGATGCAGTAACTTAGAAGAGCTGTTGGGAGCAATTCCACAG GTGGTCTGGATTAAAGGACATGGCCATAAGAGAATTGTGGTACTGAAAAATGATATGAAAA CTCCTAATCAAACCGAGCAAGAACTTCTTTGCCTCACAAATACATCTCCTGTTGACCTGTTGTGTGAGCCAGTTCCTTCCTGCTTACCATCTCCCCAGCTGAGACCTGATCCAGTGGTTCTTGAGTCTGCTGACCTAATTCAGTTTGAGGAACGTCCTGTACCCCTCTCTG agatgatgattttaacagaagaagaaaaacaaagaattgtTACCACAGCTCAAGAGAAATTGACCTCTGGTTCTGTGGCATCTAGCACTGCAGAGAATACTTCAGTGCCTCCCTGTCACTCCTCTGAAACGCAACTAAACAAGGAAGCAATGGACAGCCCAGCCaaaaagcaacataaaaacAAGGTGAAATTGGCAGCAAATTTCTCACTTGCACCTGTAACAAAGCTTTAA